CTGGAGCACAGCCCGCGCGATCGACCATGGCCCGAGCCAACGCGGCGAGCCGGTGCAGGTCTATGGTAGCCCTGGCGGACTTGCATAAACACCGGAATGCGTTCTGACCTCGGCCGAATAATACGACGTCGCAGCGCAAACCCAACCGAACCTCGAGATAAACCAGCTAAACCTTCGTTTAGTTGAAACGTCGGCTTGGCAAACCTAGTCTTGCACAGCGGCAGCGCGGCCGCGTTTTTCGCTCTGACGCGTACCCTATGCCTCCAGGCGGGTGGCTTCGCTTAGCGGCGTCTCATCTCCCGGTCACGCTGAGGCAGGCGGGAGGCTGTCCGCCCGCCGTCACAGCGCGAAACTGTCATCCGCGGCTCCTTTCGGATTTTCTCCGCGTGTCGTTGGCCGATGGTGACCAACCAGGTTGCAGTGGTGCCGCGCGCAAAAGCTGCCGCGGCCTGACCTCAGAGGACTTCGCGATCTGGCTACGCGCTCACGGGCGTATGTGAGCCAGCGGGACGCGCGGACGTTCGCCGCCGCCCCCGCGAGCATGGGGCGAAGCCCAAATCATCATAAACCTCCGTATAACTCTTCCGATGCTTTTTCGATATCGGATGCTTACCCGCGTACGATTGAGAGAGCACTCCCACCCTCCTAGTCTAGCTGACAATCGGACGAGCCGATTGCAGGTGACAGGATGTTGACGATCCCGGCCAATCAGATCGCGCCTAGCCGCAGAACGCCTGCGGCGCGCTCCGCGGCGGTCCTTCACCTCCACGCGAATTGCAACGGCGAACACGAAGCCGACAACAACCGCCACCGAGGCGATCCACAGCGGAGGCAGCAATGCGCAGCAATTCCCAACATCTTCGTGACCACGCGGCCAAGCGCTGCCCGATCTGCGATGGGAAATTCGGGCTCATCAGGCACTATTCCTGGCGAACCGCGCTCTGTTCAAGGAAGTGCGTTGATCGGTTCAGGGTACGCCCGGAAGCCGACCGCAAGTGGCTGTCCTGGCTTCGCGTGGCCTGACAACGCCTGCATCGCCCGCTACGCGCAAACTTCGGCAGATTCCGGCTTGCTGCGCAAGGAGATTGCGCGATGAACCTCTTCCGCAAAATTTTCCTGAGCGGCTGCCTTTACTCCGGGTTGGCGATGCCTGTCCAGGCGCAGGACGCACAAGACCACGCCGGACTCCATCGCCATCCGCCCCAGGATCAGCTTCTGCACGAAAAGTTCTACTCAACGTGGCACATGCCCGACAACCCGTCGGCCAGCTGCTGCAATGATGCGGACTGCTACCCGACCGACATCAAATACATCGAGGGCAATATCTACGCGAGGCGCCGAGAGGACGGAAAGTACATTCCCATTCCGCCAGAGAAGGTCGAGCGAAACAGGGACAATCCCGACGGCAGAAACCACCTCTGTGCGCCGCCGCCCAGCAGCCTCCACCCATCGGATACCGTCTACTGCTTCGCCCTAGGAGGTGCCACGTGAGATTCATCCTGGTCAACGGTCGGACACCCCGCTCTCAACCGGTGTGTGTGATGTGCGAGAAGCCGATCAAAGGCGGCTACCTGCGGGAAATCGGGACGCACCTCACCTACTGCGATCACGATTGCTACGCAGATCACTGCGATAGCGCAATCCGGCTTCTCGAAAGCCGGGCAAGGGCATCAGCTTGACGGCCATAGAAGCCGGTCGGCGGAAAGGACATCGCAATGAGAACTCGTACCACGAGCCGCAATGTACCACCAAACCATGCGGAGTCGCCGTTGGTCGGCGCTGACCCAAGGGCTTCGGAGTCGAGATCGACACAGTCGCCGAAGCCTCGCGCCGGACGCGCGCAACATCAGGGCTTTGTCTCGCGCACACGGAATTCGCCAACGCCGCGGAATGAAATCGCGGAACTTCTGGCTGATATCGACGGCGTGCCCGTTCTGTTTCGTTTGCTCGTCGCGGATATGCCCGTCGACGCCCAGTCAGAATCTGTCCGCGACGACGCCAGCCTTCATCCGCTGCTGTCGAGCACACTCGAAAAGATGGTCGACAGGATGCGCGGATCGCCGCGGCGACGCGACATCCCCTCACAGCAGCCGCTCGCGACGGTCGAATTGATATCGAGCGCGGAACATTTGAACCGGCTGCCGGTGCTATCGAATGATACGGTGCTGCGCGTAGGGCCGCTGGAGCTCGATCTCCTGGACCGAACCGCGAGGCGCGACGGCCGTCAGATCGATCTGCGACCGCGCGAATTTCAGTTGCTCAAATACATGATGCAGCGAAGCGAAAAGCTGCTGACACGAGCCACTCTCTTGAAGGAGGTGTGGAACTATAAGTTCGTGCCGGAAACCAATCTCGTCGATGTTCACATGGGCAGATTGCGTCGCAAGGTCGATGGCTCAAATGAGGCTCCTCTGATTCGCAACGTCCGCGGCGTCGGCTTCGTTCTAAGTGCGACTTCCTTTTCGCAATGTTTGACGCCGAGACCCGGAAAACGATCGGCAGCCTGGCCATCGGACCACTCCTCGCAGCCGGTGGAAAGGGTGTTGCAATGGTAGCCCATCACACCGGCGGCCCAATGTTCGATTATATCGGCAGCTTCAAATCTGCCATCGCCGCCCTGCAATGTGAGCGCCGCTATCGCGTCTTCGCTGATCTCGAACGCAAGGCAGGACAGTTCCCCTTTGCAGTTTGGAACAGTCCGAACGGCAAGCGCGATGTCGTCGTGTGGTGCTCGAACGATTATCTCGCGATGGGCCAGCATCCGAAGGTGATCGATGCGATGTGCGACGCCGCGCGCAGAATGGGCGCCGGCTCGGGCGGGACACGCAACATCTCGGGCACCAATCGGGCGCTGGTCGAGCTGGAGGCTGAACTCGCGGACCTGCATGGCAAGGAAGCGGCGCTCGTTTTCACATCAGGCTACGTGTCCAATCAAGCCGG
This genomic interval from Bradyrhizobium sp. NP1 contains the following:
- a CDS encoding winged helix-turn-helix domain-containing protein — translated: MVGADPRASESRSTQSPKPRAGRAQHQGFVSRTRNSPTPRNEIAELLADIDGVPVLFRLLVADMPVDAQSESVRDDASLHPLLSSTLEKMVDRMRGSPRRRDIPSQQPLATVELISSAEHLNRLPVLSNDTVLRVGPLELDLLDRTARRDGRQIDLRPREFQLLKYMMQRSEKLLTRATLLKEVWNYKFVPETNLVDVHMGRLRRKVDGSNEAPLIRNVRGVGFVLSATSFSQCLTPRPGKRSAAWPSDHSSQPVERVLQW